In one Nocardioides luteus genomic region, the following are encoded:
- the serA gene encoding phosphoglycerate dehydrogenase, protein MKALLLENIHPVAVENLEKAGFEVELRSKSLSEDELVADLPGVTLLGIRSNTHITPRVLDAATDLKAIGCFCIGTNQVDLAGAAERGVAVFNAPYSNTRSVVELVIGYIISLARRLPEKTEKMHAGVWDKSAKGSHEVRGRTLGIIGYGNIGTQLSNVAEALGMYVIFYDIADRLAHGNARRMKSLDALLEEADVVSIHIDGRPGNLGMFGEEQFAKMKPRSLFINAARGFLVDNDALRKHIESGHIAGAALDVFPIEPKAQGDAFESPLQGLDNVILTPHVGGSTQEAQEEIGWFVSGKLRDFVGAGSTALSVNLPAVQPPPMAGGSRLALLHDSVPGVLAELNNLLASEGVNVTGQYLATSGETGFVVTDVTSVPPTTLEKIAGNPHTRWVRAYHA, encoded by the coding sequence ATGAAGGCGCTGCTCCTGGAGAACATCCATCCCGTCGCTGTCGAGAACCTCGAGAAGGCCGGCTTCGAGGTCGAGCTGCGCAGCAAGTCCCTCTCCGAGGACGAGCTGGTGGCCGACCTGCCCGGCGTGACGCTGCTCGGCATCCGCTCCAACACCCACATCACCCCGCGAGTGCTGGACGCGGCCACCGACCTCAAGGCGATCGGCTGCTTCTGCATCGGCACCAACCAGGTCGACCTGGCCGGGGCGGCGGAGCGTGGCGTGGCCGTCTTCAACGCCCCCTACTCCAACACCCGCTCGGTCGTCGAGCTGGTCATCGGCTACATCATCTCCCTGGCCCGGCGGCTGCCGGAGAAGACCGAGAAGATGCACGCCGGCGTCTGGGACAAGTCCGCCAAGGGCTCCCACGAGGTCCGCGGCCGCACGCTCGGCATCATCGGCTACGGCAACATCGGCACCCAGCTGTCCAACGTCGCCGAGGCGCTGGGGATGTACGTCATCTTCTACGACATCGCCGACCGCCTCGCCCACGGCAACGCGCGCCGGATGAAGTCGCTCGATGCGCTCCTGGAGGAGGCCGACGTGGTCTCCATCCACATCGACGGACGTCCGGGCAACCTGGGCATGTTCGGCGAGGAGCAGTTCGCGAAGATGAAGCCGCGCTCGCTCTTCATCAACGCCGCGCGCGGCTTCCTGGTCGACAACGACGCGCTGCGCAAGCACATCGAGTCCGGACACATCGCCGGTGCCGCGCTCGACGTCTTCCCGATCGAGCCCAAGGCCCAGGGGGACGCCTTCGAGAGCCCGCTGCAGGGCCTCGACAACGTCATCCTGACCCCCCACGTGGGCGGCTCCACGCAGGAGGCCCAGGAGGAGATCGGCTGGTTCGTCTCCGGCAAGCTGCGCGACTTCGTCGGCGCCGGTTCGACCGCCCTGAGCGTCAACCTGCCGGCCGTCCAGCCGCCGCCGATGGCCGGGGGCTCGCGGCTCGCGCTGCTGCACGACAGCGTCCCCGGAGTGCTCGCCGAGCTCAACAACCTGCTCGCCTCCGAGGGTGTCAACGTGACCGGTCAGTACCTGGCCACCAGCGGCGAGACCGGCTTCGTGGTCACCGATGTGACCAGCGTTCCGCCCACGACGCTGGAGAAGATCGCGGGCAACCCGCACACCAGGTGGGTGCGCGCCTACCACGCCTGA
- a CDS encoding pyridoxamine 5'-phosphate oxidase family protein gives MADPRSLDQRLADTRARLENDVDLWIASAHDDQPWLVPISFVWWEGEIWIASMGGARTQRNLSASPVVRLALGELRDVVIIDGRAEVSPMNGTPKEVLEIYAAKQGGDPSRWADSLIRVRPTKVQAWREENELEGRHLMRNGRWLDEGGSDGS, from the coding sequence ATGGCTGACCCTCGCTCACTCGACCAGAGACTCGCCGACACCCGCGCCCGTCTGGAGAACGACGTCGACCTGTGGATCGCGTCGGCGCACGACGACCAGCCGTGGTTGGTGCCGATCTCGTTCGTGTGGTGGGAGGGCGAGATCTGGATCGCGAGCATGGGTGGAGCGCGTACGCAGCGCAACCTCTCCGCCTCTCCGGTCGTGCGTCTCGCGCTCGGCGAGCTGCGCGACGTCGTGATCATCGACGGCCGCGCCGAGGTCTCGCCGATGAACGGGACGCCGAAGGAGGTGCTCGAGATCTACGCGGCCAAGCAGGGCGGGGACCCGAGCCGCTGGGCCGACAGCCTGATCCGCGTCCGGCCGACCAAGGTGCAGGCGTGGCGCGAGGAGAACGAGCTCGAGGGCCGTCACCTGATGCGGAACGGCCGCTGGCTGGACGAGGGTGGGTCGGATGGGAGCTGA
- a CDS encoding L,D-transpeptidase family protein, with protein sequence MVRSEAMKMVKRAMIAGALAALLATTFAACATEPAAAPEASASTAPSSSAASPSTSATPTPTPSAKPKPKPKPAPTSGPRLFGKGDSGDDVRDLQARLKQIGWFNAGVTGFYGNVTTEAVSGFQAKRGIAVTGFVDQTTLDRLHAMTREPTEAELTNAPPPVPAGKLDPRCLTGRVMCIDKSTSMLRWVVGGTVQMSVEVRFGSQELPTREGQFSVFAKSRDHVSSIYKTPMPFAMFFSGGQAVHYSPDFAANGYNGASHGCVNVRDYGAITSLYDQVNIGDGVVIYWS encoded by the coding sequence ATGGTCCGGAGCGAGGCGATGAAGATGGTCAAGCGGGCAATGATCGCGGGGGCGCTCGCCGCCCTGCTGGCAACCACGTTCGCGGCATGCGCCACCGAGCCGGCCGCCGCCCCCGAGGCCAGCGCCTCGACCGCCCCCTCCTCCTCGGCGGCGAGCCCGTCGACGAGCGCCACGCCGACACCGACGCCCAGCGCGAAGCCGAAGCCCAAGCCGAAGCCGGCCCCCACCTCGGGCCCGCGACTGTTCGGCAAGGGCGACAGCGGCGACGACGTACGTGACCTGCAGGCGCGCCTGAAGCAGATCGGGTGGTTCAACGCCGGCGTGACCGGGTTCTACGGCAACGTCACCACCGAGGCCGTCTCCGGCTTCCAGGCCAAGCGCGGCATCGCGGTGACCGGGTTCGTGGACCAGACGACGCTTGACCGGCTCCACGCGATGACCCGCGAGCCGACCGAGGCCGAGCTGACCAACGCCCCGCCCCCGGTCCCGGCGGGCAAGCTCGACCCGCGCTGCCTGACCGGCCGGGTGATGTGCATCGACAAGTCCACCTCGATGCTGCGCTGGGTCGTCGGCGGCACGGTGCAGATGAGCGTCGAGGTGCGCTTCGGCTCGCAGGAGCTGCCCACCCGCGAGGGCCAGTTCTCGGTCTTCGCGAAGAGCCGCGACCACGTCTCCTCCATCTACAAGACGCCGATGCCGTTCGCGATGTTCTTCTCGGGCGGCCAGGCGGTCCACTACTCCCCCGACTTCGCCGCCAACGGCTACAACGGCGCCTCCCACGGCTGCGTCAACGTACGCGACTACGGCGCCATCACCTCGCTCTACGACCAGGTGAACATCGGCGACGGCGTGGTCATCTACTGGTCCTGA
- a CDS encoding DUF2087 domain-containing protein, whose translation MTRATWQPRPDDAETLRRFFGKDGRLLTIPSKHVKKLVVLNQLAQSFELGKVYPEREVNEILGRFHEDVAALRRYLYEEGFMMREGGFYWRDGGSVDI comes from the coding sequence GTGACCCGCGCGACCTGGCAGCCCCGACCCGACGACGCCGAGACCCTGAGACGGTTCTTCGGCAAGGACGGCCGGCTGCTCACGATCCCGTCGAAGCACGTCAAGAAGCTGGTGGTGCTCAACCAGCTCGCGCAGTCCTTCGAGCTCGGGAAGGTCTATCCCGAGCGGGAGGTCAACGAGATCCTGGGCCGCTTCCACGAGGACGTCGCCGCGCTGCGCCGCTACCTCTACGAGGAGGGGTTCATGATGCGCGAGGGCGGCTTCTACTGGCGCGACGGCGGGAGCGTCGACATCTGA
- a CDS encoding family 78 glycoside hydrolase catalytic domain yields MRRHIAGLVTATTLALVLSPALPSLAAGAVPSTEDVVTGSVPVVGELRTNALVDPLGIATTAPTLGWQLDSDRRGVTQKAYQIRVATSERRLSSPDVWDSRKVRSGQSVDVRYAGPALKPRTDYVWSVRVWDDEGVASAWSEPATFATGLGNEAWTADWIGAKTPELGAEWTDYTIEFTASDIGGALGVYFRGQNTENAYMWQFSDAEDSLRPHVKRKGGYSVLPAKPVPSGFDFAAEHDYAITVAGDTITTTIDGQQLDRRTDATFGGPGVMGFRTSGSEHGLVHDVTVTSASGTVLVDTDFPTGDRTFTAGTVTSDGLRVDNAGGEAWLRGDDAVPLLRKEVDLGSKTVTRARVYASARGVYELRLNGKRVGDAELAPGWTAYDKRIDYQTYDVTDLVRSGSNVLGAEVAPGWYSGKVAMFGTDVYGTDNSLIAELVVDYSDGTSEVVRTDDSWRTTGGPTREADLLDGEWYDARRAAEVDGWDEAGFDAQDWAAVAVRDEPTDVLEPQTAVDVRVTEELETAERIDSPTDGVYLYDLGQNMVGHVRLTVQGEKGQTVTIRHGEVLNPDGTLYTANLRSAKATDTYTIGSDEPETFEPSFTFHGFRYVEISGLDEAPDASDIVGVVVGTDGDLTSTLDTSSDLVDQLHRNIVWGMRGNFLSIPTDTPARDERMGWTGDINVFARTAVYNMDSESFLTKWLQDLRDTQRPNGSLPGVAPVVPGRFDGGYESAGWMDAGVHVPWTLWQAYGDTGVITENYDMMKRYVDFLDADSTGHIRSAGGYLDWLNLDDPTPADVLDTAFVAKSTREFAQMAKAIGRDADAAAYQARFEAIRAAYQQAFIAADGSVKGDSQTAYILTLTNDLEPEERRDAVYDQFVQTLERRDYHLSTGFLGVDGLLPALTEAGRTDIAYRLLQHEDYPSWGYEIGKGATTIWERWNSINPDGTFNDVGMNSFNHYAYGAVGEWMYRTMAGVSAAEPGYRKVTIAPEPGAGVDHVDYSLQTPYGTVKSAWATDDGPMTLDVTVPANTTAEVRIPAANRWAVTEGGSPIEDSEDVEFVRYDDGEDVVVLEIGSGDYSFAVAPALGDIGAARTEAATTASEVSSLKLDGVAGRAAKRDLEKRTAALRAEIGEAWELAARDADEDQVAEAVHHALAAVANLDRTIQMYAHAGILADATATGLRDRLTSIGKSLSRASARLVGAVATLQVPEDEVLPGDVVEVSVRVDNSGKQSLKEVSSSLALPDGWTAEPAGAHADTVPAGDEVEHTYEVAVPADAAVGPVELTGELSYSRSGGTATLPVGGTLLVGSGVQITATSSAPASVDGGQTATITTTLHNRSDVTQRGELSLTGPDGWSAEPEGFEIPAGQDADVDIEVVVPQTVVAGPVSLTVATGATPAEQAATSVTVALATPPADSTDHIDLGEATSETEHGLTASERSGTNQEAGLTRRYTHSSYPGGWFELDAAVPVDRPFVVRIVETFDGARRKTYDVELDGQVAHSVDLTRTAGGQGTMTHQFLVEPSALTADGSVRIRFRDTGADYDPSVADVWVVPAG; encoded by the coding sequence GTGCGCCGACACATCGCCGGGCTGGTCACGGCCACCACCCTCGCCCTCGTCCTCTCGCCTGCACTGCCCTCGCTCGCCGCCGGCGCCGTCCCATCGACCGAGGACGTGGTGACGGGCTCCGTCCCCGTCGTCGGCGAGCTGCGTACGAATGCGCTGGTCGACCCGCTCGGCATCGCGACCACCGCCCCGACCTTGGGGTGGCAGCTCGACTCCGACCGCCGCGGGGTGACCCAGAAGGCGTACCAGATCCGGGTCGCGACCTCGGAGCGGCGGCTCAGCTCGCCCGACGTGTGGGACAGCCGGAAGGTGCGGTCCGGGCAGTCCGTCGACGTCCGGTACGCCGGGCCCGCGCTGAAGCCTCGCACCGACTACGTGTGGTCGGTGCGGGTCTGGGACGACGAGGGCGTCGCGTCCGCATGGAGCGAGCCGGCGACGTTCGCGACCGGCCTCGGGAACGAGGCGTGGACGGCGGACTGGATCGGCGCGAAGACTCCTGAGCTGGGCGCGGAGTGGACCGACTACACGATCGAGTTCACCGCCTCCGACATCGGCGGAGCGCTCGGCGTCTACTTCCGGGGCCAGAACACCGAGAACGCCTACATGTGGCAGTTCAGCGATGCCGAAGACTCGCTCCGCCCGCACGTGAAGCGCAAGGGCGGCTACTCCGTTCTCCCGGCGAAGCCGGTCCCGAGCGGCTTCGACTTCGCCGCCGAGCACGACTACGCGATCACCGTCGCCGGCGACACGATCACCACCACGATCGACGGGCAGCAGCTGGACCGGCGCACCGATGCCACCTTCGGCGGGCCCGGGGTGATGGGCTTCCGCACGAGCGGGTCCGAGCACGGACTGGTCCACGACGTGACCGTCACCAGCGCGAGCGGCACGGTCCTCGTGGACACCGACTTCCCGACCGGCGACCGCACCTTCACCGCCGGGACGGTCACCTCCGACGGGCTCCGTGTCGACAACGCGGGCGGCGAGGCGTGGCTGCGGGGCGACGACGCGGTCCCGCTGCTGCGCAAGGAGGTCGACCTGGGGTCGAAGACGGTCACCCGCGCCCGCGTCTACGCCTCGGCACGCGGTGTCTACGAGCTGCGCCTCAACGGCAAGCGGGTCGGCGACGCCGAGCTGGCGCCCGGCTGGACGGCTTACGACAAGCGCATCGACTACCAGACCTACGACGTGACGGACCTGGTGAGGTCGGGCTCGAACGTGCTCGGGGCCGAGGTCGCCCCGGGCTGGTACTCCGGCAAGGTCGCGATGTTCGGCACCGACGTCTACGGCACCGACAACTCGCTGATCGCCGAGCTCGTCGTCGACTACTCCGACGGCACCAGCGAGGTCGTCCGCACCGACGACAGCTGGCGTACGACCGGCGGACCGACCCGCGAGGCCGACCTCCTCGACGGCGAGTGGTACGACGCCCGCCGCGCGGCCGAGGTCGACGGCTGGGACGAGGCCGGCTTCGACGCCCAGGACTGGGCAGCGGTCGCCGTCAGGGACGAGCCGACCGACGTGCTCGAGCCGCAGACGGCCGTCGACGTACGCGTCACCGAGGAGCTCGAGACCGCCGAGCGGATCGACTCGCCGACCGACGGCGTCTACCTCTACGACCTCGGGCAGAACATGGTCGGCCACGTCCGCCTCACCGTGCAGGGCGAGAAGGGCCAGACGGTCACGATCCGCCACGGCGAGGTGCTCAACCCCGACGGCACCCTCTACACGGCCAACCTGCGCTCGGCGAAGGCCACCGACACCTACACGATCGGTTCCGACGAGCCCGAGACCTTCGAGCCGTCCTTCACCTTCCACGGCTTCCGCTACGTCGAGATCTCCGGGCTGGACGAGGCCCCCGACGCCTCCGACATCGTCGGCGTCGTGGTCGGCACCGACGGCGACCTGACCAGCACCCTGGACACCAGCTCCGACCTGGTCGACCAGCTGCATCGCAACATCGTGTGGGGGATGCGCGGCAACTTCCTGTCCATCCCGACCGACACCCCGGCACGCGACGAGCGGATGGGCTGGACCGGCGACATCAACGTGTTCGCCCGGACGGCGGTCTACAACATGGACTCCGAGTCGTTCCTGACCAAGTGGCTGCAGGACCTGCGCGACACCCAGCGCCCGAACGGGTCGCTGCCCGGCGTCGCCCCGGTCGTCCCGGGCCGCTTCGACGGCGGCTACGAGTCTGCCGGCTGGATGGACGCGGGCGTGCACGTGCCCTGGACGCTGTGGCAGGCCTACGGCGACACCGGCGTCATCACGGAGAACTACGACATGATGAAGCGGTACGTCGACTTCCTCGACGCCGACTCGACCGGACACATCCGGTCCGCCGGTGGCTACCTGGACTGGCTCAACCTCGACGACCCGACGCCTGCGGACGTCCTGGACACGGCGTTCGTCGCGAAGAGCACGCGGGAGTTCGCGCAGATGGCGAAGGCCATCGGCAGGGACGCCGACGCCGCTGCCTACCAGGCGCGCTTCGAGGCCATCCGGGCTGCCTACCAGCAGGCGTTCATCGCCGCTGACGGCTCCGTCAAGGGCGACAGCCAGACGGCGTACATCCTCACCCTGACCAACGACCTCGAGCCCGAGGAGCGTCGCGACGCGGTCTACGACCAGTTCGTGCAGACGCTCGAGCGGCGCGACTACCACCTCTCCACCGGGTTCCTCGGCGTCGACGGGCTGCTGCCGGCGCTGACCGAGGCCGGGCGCACCGACATCGCCTACCGGCTGCTGCAGCACGAGGACTACCCGTCGTGGGGCTACGAGATCGGCAAGGGCGCCACCACGATCTGGGAGCGCTGGAACTCGATCAACCCGGACGGCACCTTCAACGACGTGGGCATGAACTCCTTCAACCACTACGCCTACGGCGCCGTCGGCGAGTGGATGTACCGCACCATGGCCGGCGTCTCGGCGGCCGAGCCCGGCTACCGCAAGGTGACGATCGCGCCCGAACCCGGCGCGGGGGTCGACCACGTCGACTACAGCCTGCAGACCCCGTACGGCACGGTGAAGAGCGCCTGGGCGACCGACGACGGGCCGATGACCCTCGACGTGACCGTGCCGGCGAACACGACCGCCGAGGTGCGGATCCCGGCCGCCAACCGCTGGGCGGTCACCGAGGGCGGGTCGCCGATCGAGGACTCGGAGGACGTCGAGTTCGTACGCTACGACGACGGCGAGGACGTGGTCGTCCTCGAGATCGGGTCGGGCGACTACAGCTTCGCGGTCGCTCCCGCGCTCGGCGACATCGGTGCCGCCCGGACCGAAGCCGCCACGACGGCGTCGGAGGTCTCCTCCCTGAAGCTCGACGGTGTCGCCGGCAGGGCCGCCAAGCGCGACCTCGAGAAGCGGACCGCGGCGCTGCGCGCCGAGATCGGCGAGGCATGGGAGCTCGCCGCCCGTGACGCCGACGAGGATCAGGTCGCCGAGGCGGTCCACCACGCCCTCGCTGCCGTTGCGAACCTGGACCGGACCATCCAGATGTACGCCCACGCCGGCATCCTCGCCGACGCGACCGCGACAGGTCTGCGCGATCGGCTGACGTCGATCGGGAAGAGCCTGTCGCGTGCATCGGCCCGGTTGGTCGGCGCGGTCGCCACGCTGCAGGTGCCCGAGGACGAGGTCCTCCCCGGTGACGTCGTCGAGGTCTCGGTGCGGGTCGACAACTCCGGCAAGCAGTCGCTGAAGGAGGTCAGCTCGTCGCTCGCGCTGCCGGACGGGTGGACGGCGGAACCGGCCGGCGCCCACGCCGACACCGTGCCCGCCGGCGACGAGGTCGAGCACACCTACGAGGTCGCGGTGCCCGCGGATGCTGCCGTGGGCCCCGTCGAGCTGACCGGTGAGCTGTCCTACAGCCGCTCGGGCGGCACCGCGACGCTGCCGGTGGGAGGCACCCTGCTGGTCGGCTCCGGGGTGCAGATCACCGCGACGTCGAGCGCTCCGGCCTCGGTCGACGGCGGACAGACCGCGACCATCACCACGACGCTGCACAACCGCAGCGACGTCACCCAGCGCGGCGAGCTGTCGCTGACCGGCCCCGACGGCTGGTCGGCGGAGCCGGAGGGCTTCGAGATCCCCGCAGGACAGGACGCCGACGTCGACATCGAGGTCGTCGTGCCGCAGACGGTGGTGGCAGGTCCGGTGTCCCTGACCGTCGCGACCGGAGCGACCCCGGCCGAGCAGGCGGCGACGAGCGTGACGGTCGCCCTCGCGACGCCACCCGCGGACTCGACCGACCACATCGACCTCGGCGAGGCGACCTCGGAGACGGAGCACGGCCTGACCGCCTCCGAGCGGTCGGGAACGAATCAGGAGGCCGGGCTGACCCGCCGCTACACACACTCCTCCTATCCCGGCGGCTGGTTCGAGCTCGACGCCGCGGTGCCGGTGGACCGACCGTTCGTGGTCCGCATCGTCGAGACGTTCGACGGTGCGCGACGCAAGACCTACGACGTCGAGCTGGACGGCCAGGTGGCGCACAGCGTCGACCTGACCCGCACGGCCGGCGGTCAGGGCACGATGACCCACCAGTTCCTCGTGGAGCCCTCGGCACTGACCGCGGACGGCTCGGTGCGGATCCGGTTCCGGGACACCGGCGCCGACTACGACCCGTCGGTCGCCGACGTGTGGGTGGTGCCGGCTGGGTGA
- a CDS encoding exonuclease domain-containing protein translates to MTTTESRGRSEARGNRRGFAVLDVETTGLDPYRDRVIQVAIRQIAADGTAESEWETLVNPGAGVDPGPVEVHGLTTADLAGAPPFRDVAATIAERLAGRVFVAHNAAFDWAFVAVESDRAGVRLEVLDWLCTMRFAKALALDVPDKSLATIAAYYAVEQLKAHDAGDDTRVAAEILLRELADADRAGLVLPLVACNGARHRLKRTLRRWFSGLARPSR, encoded by the coding sequence GTGACCACCACCGAATCGCGCGGCCGAAGCGAAGCCCGGGGCAACCGACGGGGCTTCGCGGTCCTCGACGTCGAGACCACCGGGCTCGACCCCTACCGCGACCGCGTGATCCAGGTGGCGATCCGCCAGATCGCCGCCGACGGCACTGCGGAGTCGGAGTGGGAGACGCTGGTCAACCCAGGTGCCGGCGTCGACCCGGGACCGGTCGAGGTCCACGGCCTGACCACCGCCGATCTCGCCGGGGCCCCGCCGTTCCGCGACGTCGCCGCCACGATCGCCGAGCGCCTCGCCGGCCGGGTCTTCGTGGCCCACAACGCCGCGTTCGACTGGGCGTTCGTGGCGGTGGAGTCCGACCGTGCAGGGGTGCGGCTCGAGGTCCTGGACTGGTTGTGCACGATGCGGTTCGCGAAGGCGCTCGCCCTCGACGTGCCGGACAAGTCCTTGGCCACCATCGCCGCCTACTACGCGGTCGAGCAGCTGAAGGCGCACGACGCCGGCGACGACACCCGGGTGGCCGCGGAGATCCTGCTGCGCGAGCTGGCCGACGCCGACCGGGCCGGTCTCGTGCTGCCGCTGGTCGCCTGCAACGGCGCGCGACACCGGCTGAAGCGGACCCTGCGCCGCTGGTTCAGCGGCCTCGCTCGACCATCTCGTTGA
- a CDS encoding TIGR01777 family oxidoreductase, which yields MKIVIPGGTGQVGGVLRRAWSTRGHEVVALSRHPEQLEAGVRHRVWDGRTIGPWAEEIDGADVVVNLAGRTVSCRYTEANLKQMMDSRVESTRVVGEAIARAAHPPNVWLQMSTATIYAHRFDAPNDEATGIIGGDEPDVPGYWEFSTRIAKSWEAEQAAAATPHTRKVALRSAMVMSPDKGGVLDVLLTMARLGLGGPVAGGEQFVSWIHERDFVRACDLLIERADISGPVNLAAPVALPQRELMRVLRKEAGMPIGLPATAWMAEIGAWVMRSDTELLLKSRRVAPGRLLEAGFEFELPEWEAAARDLVARARRRRNHSHRGRPARTMEG from the coding sequence ATGAAGATCGTCATCCCAGGAGGAACCGGCCAGGTCGGAGGCGTGCTGCGGCGTGCGTGGAGCACGCGCGGACATGAGGTCGTGGCGCTCTCCCGCCACCCGGAGCAGCTGGAGGCCGGCGTACGCCATCGCGTCTGGGACGGCCGGACGATCGGTCCGTGGGCCGAGGAGATCGACGGCGCGGACGTGGTGGTGAACCTCGCGGGCCGGACGGTCAGCTGCCGCTACACCGAGGCCAACCTGAAGCAGATGATGGACTCGCGGGTCGAGTCGACCCGGGTCGTCGGCGAGGCGATCGCCAGGGCGGCCCACCCGCCGAACGTCTGGCTGCAGATGAGCACCGCGACGATCTACGCCCACCGCTTCGACGCGCCCAACGACGAGGCCACCGGCATCATCGGCGGCGACGAGCCGGACGTCCCCGGCTACTGGGAGTTCTCGACGCGCATCGCCAAGAGCTGGGAGGCCGAGCAGGCCGCGGCGGCAACACCGCACACCCGCAAGGTGGCGCTCCGCTCGGCGATGGTGATGAGCCCCGACAAGGGCGGTGTCCTCGACGTACTCCTCACCATGGCCCGCCTCGGCCTCGGCGGCCCGGTCGCCGGGGGCGAGCAGTTCGTCTCCTGGATCCACGAGCGGGACTTCGTACGCGCCTGCGACCTGCTCATCGAGCGCGCCGACATCTCCGGGCCGGTGAACCTGGCCGCCCCGGTCGCGCTGCCCCAGCGCGAGCTGATGCGCGTGCTCCGCAAGGAGGCCGGGATGCCGATCGGCCTGCCCGCCACCGCCTGGATGGCCGAGATCGGCGCCTGGGTGATGCGCTCGGACACCGAGCTGCTCCTCAAGAGCCGTCGCGTCGCCCCGGGACGGCTGCTCGAGGCGGGCTTCGAGTTCGAGCTCCCCGAGTGGGAGGCTGCCGCCCGCGACCTCGTCGCCCGAGCACGGCGACGGAGAAACCATTCGCATCGCGGGCGCCCGGCGCGCACGATGGAAGGGTGA
- a CDS encoding TetR/AcrR family transcriptional regulator — MNPTKAKLMSAVTDLLKEDGIAGVSARAVADRAGVNQALVFYHFGTVMDLVDQACRAATDEAAASYRDELAEVTSLSELLALGRVLHERERAAGNITVMSQLLAGAQRDKTLAETGRYAMGRWNEEIEAAVARALEGSPVESVVDAPGLSRAISSAFVGLLMYDGVDRPGADSAFAALEQLGSLVEVIEDLGPAARLVLRSRLKGRG, encoded by the coding sequence ATGAACCCCACCAAGGCCAAGCTGATGTCGGCGGTCACCGACCTGCTCAAGGAGGACGGGATCGCCGGCGTCTCGGCGCGGGCGGTCGCCGACCGGGCGGGGGTCAACCAGGCGCTGGTCTTCTACCACTTCGGAACCGTCATGGACCTGGTCGACCAGGCCTGCCGGGCAGCGACCGACGAGGCGGCGGCGTCCTACCGCGACGAGCTCGCCGAGGTGACCTCGCTGAGCGAGCTGCTGGCGCTAGGGCGGGTTCTCCACGAGCGGGAGCGAGCCGCGGGCAACATCACGGTGATGTCGCAGCTGCTGGCCGGTGCGCAGCGGGACAAGACGCTGGCCGAGACCGGTCGCTACGCGATGGGCCGGTGGAACGAGGAGATCGAGGCCGCGGTCGCCCGTGCGCTGGAGGGGAGCCCGGTCGAGAGCGTCGTGGACGCGCCCGGCCTGTCGCGCGCGATCAGCTCGGCGTTCGTCGGCCTGCTCATGTACGACGGGGTGGACCGCCCCGGCGCCGATTCGGCCTTCGCCGCCCTCGAGCAGCTCGGCTCGCTCGTCGAGGTCATCGAGGATCTCGGCCCGGCGGCCCGGCTCGTGCTCCGCTCCCGGCTCAAGGGCCGCGGCTAG
- a CDS encoding DUF1905 domain-containing protein, giving the protein METWEFEAELWPWKGETDAWIFVTAPPEVTEEIREASVATGPPRGFGSVRVEARIGTTIWRTSVFPGQEGYALPIKKAVRRKEDLQVGDRALVSITLV; this is encoded by the coding sequence ATGGAGACCTGGGAGTTCGAGGCCGAGCTGTGGCCGTGGAAGGGCGAGACCGATGCCTGGATCTTCGTGACCGCTCCGCCCGAGGTCACCGAGGAGATCCGGGAGGCGTCGGTCGCGACCGGCCCGCCCCGCGGCTTCGGTTCGGTGAGGGTCGAGGCGCGGATCGGCACGACCATCTGGAGAACGTCCGTCTTCCCAGGTCAGGAAGGCTATGCGCTGCCGATCAAGAAGGCCGTACGCCGCAAGGAGGACCTCCAGGTCGGCGACCGCGCGCTCGTGTCCATCACCCTCGTCTGA